The region TTGTGCACACCCTGTGGACAACGACTTGAACCGCGCACCCCGGCCTGACTACCGTGGCTGGGCTCTGATTCCTTCACGCCCGTCCCGAGAACCACGCATTCGTGGGACCTGTCGGCGTCCCCCACCCAGCGAGCTGAGAGAGCGTGCCCTGTGGCTGACGTACCTGCCGATCTTGCCGCAGTGTGGCCACGCGTGCTCGAGCGGCTGCTGGGAGAGGGCTCGGGACAGGGCGGGCAAGGCGTCGAGGCCAAGGACGAGCACTGGATCAAGCGGTGCCAGCCCCTCGCGCTGGTCGCCGACACCGCGCTGCTCGCCGTCCCCAATGAATTCGCCAAGGGCGTGCTGGAGGGCCGGCTGGCCCCCGTCGTCAGCGAAACGCTGAGCCGGGAGTGCGGCCGCCCCATCCGCATCGCGATCACCGTCGACGAGTCCGCCGGCGAACCGGTCGTCCCGCCGCAGGTCCAGCGCGAACAGCGCGAGTCCTACGAGAACCGTGAGCAGCGCGAGTCCTACGAGAGCTACGACGGCCGGGACGGCTATGGCCGCCAGGCGCCGGACGATCTGCCGTCGGCCCGCCCCGCGTACCCCGGCTATCAGCAGTCGCGCCCCGAGCCGGGCGCCTGGCCGCGGCCCCGTGACGACTACGGCTGGCAGCAGCCCCGGCTCGGCGGCTTCCCCGAGGGCGATCCTTACGCCTCCCAGCACGCCCCGTCCGGCTATGGCCAGCAGCCGTACGACCAGCAGCGGCGCGGCGACTACCGCGGGCCGGGCGCCGAGCGCCCCGGGCCGGGCGGCCCCGGCGGCGGCCCCGGCGGCGGTCCCGGGCCGGGCCCCGAGCGCCCGCCGTACGAGCAGCGCCACGACCTGCCCGACCCGCTCGAGCGCGCTCGCGGCGGACCGCCCCTCCTGCCCTCGCAGACCGGCGCCCCCGGCCCGCTCGCCGCTCAGCCCGCGCCCGCGTCCGGCCCCGGTGAGCCGACCGCGCGGCTGAACCCCAAGTACCTCTTCGACACCTTCGTCATCGGCGCGTCCAACCGCTTCGCGCACGCCGCGGCGGTCGCCGTGGCCGAGGCGCCGGCCAAGGCGTACAACCCGCTGTTCATCTACGGGGAGTCCGGGCTCGGCAAGACCCACCTGCTGCACGCCATCGGTCACTACGCGCGCAGCCTGTATCCCGGCACCCGGGTGCGCTATGTGAGCTCGGAGGAGTTCACCAACGAGTTCATCAATTCCATCCGCGACGGCAAGGCGGACGCGTTCCGCAGGCGCTACCGCGACATGGACATCCTGCTGGTCGACGACATCCAGTTCCTGGCGAGCAAGGAGTCGACGCAGGAGGAGTTCTTCCACACCTTCAATACGCTCCACAACGCCAACAAGCAGATCGTGCTCTCCTCCGACCGGCCTCCCAAGCAGCTGGTCACTCTGGAGGACCGGCTCCGTAACCGCTTCGAGTGGGGCCTGATCACCGATGTGCAGCCGCCGGAGCTGGAGACGCGGATCGCGATCCTCCGTAAGAAGGCGGTGCAGGAGCAGCTGAACGCGCCGCCGGAGGTGCTGGAGTTCATCGCCTCGCGGATCTCCCGCAACATCCGTGAGCTGGAGGGCGCGCTCATCCGCGTCACCGCCTTCGCGAGCCTGAACCGGCAGCCGGTGGACCTCGGGCTCGCCGAGATCGTGCTGAAGGATCTGATCCCCGGCGGCGAGGACGCGGCCCCGGAGATCACCGCTACCGCGATCATGGCCGCGACCGCCGACTACTTCGGGCATACGGTCGACGATCTGTGTGGCGCCTCCCGCAGCCGGGTGCTGGTCACCGCGCGGCAGATCGCGATGTATCTCTGCCGGGAGCTGACCGATCTGTCGCTGCCCAAGATCGGCGCGCAGTTCGGCGGCCGCGACCATACGACGGTCATGCACGCCGACCGCAAGATCAGGGCGCTGATGGCCGAGCGGCGCTCCATCTACAACCAGGTGACCGAGCTGACCAACCGCATCAAGAACGGCTGAGAGGGGCCCGCAGGGGCCACCACGAACCGCTGAAGGGCGCTCCGGGAGGGACAACTCCCGGGACGCCCTTCGTCGTTCATCCCTACGAGCTGTTCGATTCTCGGCCCGGCCGGCCCGGTTCTCCACAGATACGCGGCCCATCCACCGTCCACACCCTGGGGACGTGGAAGTTGTCCCGATCGCGTCCACAGGCTGTCCGGTGGGGAGGGCATCCGCCGAGGTCAGGTGGCTGTGGAATTGTGGCTATCGGGAGTCCACAGACTGTGGATGATCGAGATACCCACAGGCCGCGCATCAGCTTGTCCACCGGCAACCCACAGCCGAAGGCCCGTTGCCCACAGCTTCTCCACACCGCTGTCCACTGTTCGGCAACGAAATGGCCACGGTCACCGGTGCGAGTGAAAGGCGTCACACCAAGGAGGCGGGTTGGGCTGTGGGGAAGGTGGGTAAAACTGGGGACGACGCTGGGGAGAACCGGGCGATGTCTGTGCATCGCATGTGCAGAACTCTTCGGCATCCACAGACAACCCTGGTTGTCCACCGCCGTCACCCACAGGCCCGGTGGACAAAAAACCGCCGCTGACCAGGGAAAAGTCAGTTTTCCACGGTTTCCACAGGCCCTACTACTACGACCACAGAGTTATAGCGAGGAAACCGCTTCGAAGTGGGGCCTGTGCACAACCTCGGGCCGAGCCGCCCGACACCCCGCGCACCGACTTGACCCCGAGCCGCACCGACTGTCGGCGGCGTGCGTCAGACTGGTCTCCGGCTACTCAGCCGACGACGAAGGCCAGCAGGGCGAGCCAGCAACAGCAGGAGGCGGCTTACGGTGAAGATCCGGGTGGAGCGCGATGTACTCGCGGAGGCGGTGGCCTGGACGGCCCGCAGCCTCCCGGCCCGACCGCCGGTGCCCGTCCTCGCGGGCATCCTCATGAAGGCGGAGGAAGGCGCGCTCAGCCTCTCCGGCTTCGACTACGAGGTCTCGGCCCGCGTCTCCGTGGAGGCCGACATCGAGGACGACGGCACGGTCCTCGTCTCCGGCCGGCTCCTCGCCGACATCTGCCGCGCCCTCCCCAACCGCCCTGTGGAGATCTCCAGCGACGGGGTGCGGGTGACCGTCGTCTGCGGCTCCTCGCGATTCACACTCCACACCCTGCCTGTGGAGGAATACCCGACGCTGCCGCAGATGCCGACCGCGACCGGCACCGTCCCCGGTGAGGTCTTCGCCGCCGCCGCTGCCCAGGTCGCCATCGCCGCCGGCCGTGACGACACCCTGCCGGTGCTCACGGGTGTGCGGATCGAGATCGAGGGCGACACCGTCACGCTGGCCTCCACCGACCGCTACCGCTTCGCGGTCCGCGAGTTCCTGTGGAAGCCCGAGACCCCCGACATCTCCGCCGTCGCGCTGGTGCCCGCCAAGACGCTTCTCGACACCGCCAAGTCGCTGACCAGCGGTGACACTGTCGCGCTCGCGCTTTCCGGCTCGGGTGCGGGCGAGGGTCTGATCGGCTTCGAGGGCGCCGGGCGCCGTACGACCACCCGGCTGCTCGAGGGCGATCTGCCGAAGTACCGCACGCTCTTCCCCACCGAGTTCAACTCGGTCGCGGTGATCGAGACGCCCCCGTTCGTCGAGGCCGTCAAGCGTGTGGCCCTGGTCGCCGAGCGGAACACCCCGGTGCGGCTCACCTTCGAGCAGGGCGTGCTGATCCTGGAGGCCGGATCCAGCGACGATGCACAGGCTGTGGAGAGGGTGGACGCCCAGCTCGACGGCGACGACATCTCGATCGCCTTCAACCCGACGTTCCTGCTGGACGGCCTCAGCGCGATCGACTCGCCGGTCGCCCAGCTGTCCTTCACCACCTCGACCAAGCCCGCGCTGCTCAGTGGCAGGCCCGCCATGGACGCCGAGGCGGACGAGGCGTACAAGTACCTGATCATGCCGGTGCGACTCAGCGGCTGAGAGCGAGCGAATGAGCAGGTGTAGCCCACATCTGTGCGGCTACCCGCGGGCGTAGGCTCGGACTCACCGCGAAACGAAACGCACTACGGCATGAAGGATCACTGATGGAGCTCGGTCTCATCGGCCTCGGCAAGATGGGCGGCAACATGCGCGAGCGCATTCGCCGCGCAGGCCACACCGTCATCGGCTACGACCGGAACCCGGACGTCGCCGATGTCCACAGCATCGATGAGCTCGTCAACAAGCTCAAGGGCCCGCGCGTGGTGTGGGTCATGGTCCCGGCAGGCGTCCCCACCCAGATCACCATCGACGAGCTGGCCGAGCTGCTGTCGCCCGGCGACATCGTGGTGGACGGCGGGAACTCCCGCTGGACGGATGACGAGAAGCACGCCGAGCAGCTCAACGCCAAGGGCATTGGCTTCGTCGACTGCGGTGTCTCCGGCGGAGTCTGGGGCCTGGACAACGGCTACGCCCTGATGTACGGCGGCGCCGCCGAGCATGTGGCCCAGGTCCAGCCGGTCTTCGACGCGCTCAAGCCCGAGGGCGAGGGCGGCGCCGTCCACGCCGGCAAGGTCGGCGCGGGCCACTTCGCCAAGATGGTCCACAACGGCATCGAGTACGCGATGATGCAGGCGTACGCCGAGGGCTGGGAGCTGCTGGAGAAGGTGGACTCGGTCACCGACGTCCGCGAGGTCTTCCGCTCCTGGCAGGAGGGCACGGTCATCCGCTCCTGGCTGCTTGACCTGGCCGTGCGCGCCCTGGACGAGGACGAGCACCTGGCGAAGCTGCGTGGCTACGCGGAGGACTCCGGTGAGGGCCGCTGGACCGTGGAGGCGGCGATCGACAACGCCGTGCCGCTGCCCGCGATCACCGCGGCGCTCTTCGCCCGGTTCGCCTCCCGTCAGGAGGACTCGCCGCAGATAAAGATGATCGCCGCGCTGCGCAATCAGTTCGGCGGCCACGCGGTCGAGAGCAGCGACAAGTAACCACCCCACGGGGTGGAGCAAGCAGTTCAGCCGGGGGAGGTCGGCGCAGCCCACTATGCACGTCACGCATCTCTCGCTCGCCGACTTCCGCTCGTACACCCGGGCCGAGGTGGCGCTCGACCCGGGCGTCACGGCCTTCGTCGGGCCCAACGGCCAGGGCAAGACCAATCTCGTCGAGGCCGTCGGCTATCTCGCCACCCTCGGCAGCCACCGGGTCTCCTCCGACGCCCCGCTGGTGCGCATGGGCGCGGAGCGGGCCGTGGTCCGGGCCGCGGTCGTCCAGGGTGACCGGCAGCAGCTGATCGAGCTGGAGCTCAACCCGGGCAAGGCCAATCGCGCCCGTATCAATCGGTCCTCGCAGGTCAGACCGCGTGATGTGCTGGGGATCCTGCGGTCGGTGCTGTTCGCGCCCGAGGATCTGGCCCTGGTCAAGGGCGATCCGGGCGAGCGCCGGCGCTTCCTCGACGAGCTGATCACCGCGCGGGTGCCCCGGATGGCGGGAGTCCGCTCCGACTACGACCGGGTGCTCAAGCAGCGCAACACCCTGCTGAAGACCG is a window of Streptomyces violaceusniger Tu 4113 DNA encoding:
- the gnd gene encoding phosphogluconate dehydrogenase (NAD(+)-dependent, decarboxylating), whose protein sequence is MELGLIGLGKMGGNMRERIRRAGHTVIGYDRNPDVADVHSIDELVNKLKGPRVVWVMVPAGVPTQITIDELAELLSPGDIVVDGGNSRWTDDEKHAEQLNAKGIGFVDCGVSGGVWGLDNGYALMYGGAAEHVAQVQPVFDALKPEGEGGAVHAGKVGAGHFAKMVHNGIEYAMMQAYAEGWELLEKVDSVTDVREVFRSWQEGTVIRSWLLDLAVRALDEDEHLAKLRGYAEDSGEGRWTVEAAIDNAVPLPAITAALFARFASRQEDSPQIKMIAALRNQFGGHAVESSDK
- the dnaN gene encoding DNA polymerase III subunit beta is translated as MKIRVERDVLAEAVAWTARSLPARPPVPVLAGILMKAEEGALSLSGFDYEVSARVSVEADIEDDGTVLVSGRLLADICRALPNRPVEISSDGVRVTVVCGSSRFTLHTLPVEEYPTLPQMPTATGTVPGEVFAAAAAQVAIAAGRDDTLPVLTGVRIEIEGDTVTLASTDRYRFAVREFLWKPETPDISAVALVPAKTLLDTAKSLTSGDTVALALSGSGAGEGLIGFEGAGRRTTTRLLEGDLPKYRTLFPTEFNSVAVIETPPFVEAVKRVALVAERNTPVRLTFEQGVLILEAGSSDDAQAVERVDAQLDGDDISIAFNPTFLLDGLSAIDSPVAQLSFTTSTKPALLSGRPAMDAEADEAYKYLIMPVRLSG
- the dnaA gene encoding chromosomal replication initiator protein DnaA; the protein is MADVPADLAAVWPRVLERLLGEGSGQGGQGVEAKDEHWIKRCQPLALVADTALLAVPNEFAKGVLEGRLAPVVSETLSRECGRPIRIAITVDESAGEPVVPPQVQREQRESYENREQRESYESYDGRDGYGRQAPDDLPSARPAYPGYQQSRPEPGAWPRPRDDYGWQQPRLGGFPEGDPYASQHAPSGYGQQPYDQQRRGDYRGPGAERPGPGGPGGGPGGGPGPGPERPPYEQRHDLPDPLERARGGPPLLPSQTGAPGPLAAQPAPASGPGEPTARLNPKYLFDTFVIGASNRFAHAAAVAVAEAPAKAYNPLFIYGESGLGKTHLLHAIGHYARSLYPGTRVRYVSSEEFTNEFINSIRDGKADAFRRRYRDMDILLVDDIQFLASKESTQEEFFHTFNTLHNANKQIVLSSDRPPKQLVTLEDRLRNRFEWGLITDVQPPELETRIAILRKKAVQEQLNAPPEVLEFIASRISRNIRELEGALIRVTAFASLNRQPVDLGLAEIVLKDLIPGGEDAAPEITATAIMAATADYFGHTVDDLCGASRSRVLVTARQIAMYLCRELTDLSLPKIGAQFGGRDHTTVMHADRKIRALMAERRSIYNQVTELTNRIKNG